A stretch of the Cucurbita pepo subsp. pepo cultivar mu-cu-16 chromosome LG16, ASM280686v2, whole genome shotgun sequence genome encodes the following:
- the LOC111776721 gene encoding protein spinster isoform X2, with the protein MHRNKKMYGVSISLLLINLAAIMERADENLLPSVYKEVSEAFNASPSDLGYLTFIRNFVQGLCSPLAGILVLKYDRPKVLAMGTFCWALSTAAVGISLEFKQVAFWRALNGFGLAIVIPALQSFIADSYMDGVRGMGFGLLSLIGSLGGIGGGVLATVMAGQQYFGIQGWRCAFILMATLSAIIGILVYMFVVDPRKTISNIQDSSDRDSLINRTSSNSSSIWFESWNAMKAVMKVRTFQVIVLQGIVGSLPWTAMVFFTMWFELIGFSHNSTAVLLSLFAVGCALGSLMGGLIADRLSKIYPHSGRIMCAQFSASMGIPFSLFLLRVVPQSIDSYLVFAVTLLLMGLTISWNGTAVNAPIFAEVVPMKHRTMIYAFDRAFEGSFSSFAAPLVGILSEKMFGYDNAAIGSLPKALALSKGLLAMMVVPFGVCCLFYTPLYIYFRLDRENAQMQSSKGTKLIDDL; encoded by the exons ATGCAcaggaacaaaaaaatgtatgGGGTTTCCATCTCTTTGCTTCTTATCAACCTGGCAGCTATAATGGAACGCGCCGATGAGAATCTCCTACCGTCGGTTTACAAGGAAGTCAGCGAAGCTTTCAACGCCAGCCCATCTGATCTAGGATATCTTACATTCATAAGGAACTTTGTGCAGGGATTATGTTCACCCTTGGCAGGAATTCTAGTTCTTAAATACGACCGTCCTAAAGTTCTTGCGATGGGGACGTTTTGTTGGGCCCTTTCAACCGCTGCAGTCGGTATCAGTCTCGAGTTTAAGCAAGTTGCATTCTGGAGAGCCCTGAATGGCTTTGGCTTGGCTATTGTGATTCCAGCACTCCAATCTTTCATTGCTGATAGCTACATGGACGGTGTTCGGGGAATGGGATTCGGCTTGTTAAGCCTCATCGGTTCGCTGGGAGGCATTGGAGGTGGTGTCCTTGCAACCGTTATGGCTGGTCAACAGTATTTCGGCATACAAGGATGGCGCTGTGCCTTCATTCTGATGGCTACATTGAGTGCAATAATCGGTATCCTTGTTTACATGTTTGTGGTTGATCCTAGAAAAACAATTAGCAACATTCAGGACAGTTCAGATAG GGATAGTTTGATAAACCGAACCTCGTCTAATTCATCGTCGATATGGTTCGAGTCTTGGAATGCTATGAAAGCCGTTATGAAAGTGCGTACATTTCAAGTCATTGTCCTGCAGGGGATAGTTGGATCACTGCCTTGGACAGCCATGGTGTTCTTCACTATGTGGTTTGAATTGATCG GTTTCAGTCATAACAGTACTGCAGTTCTACTTAGTCTTTTTGCAGTGGGGTGTGCATTGGGGTCTCTCATGGGCGGTTTAATTGCGGATAGGTTGTCAAAGATCTATCCTCATTCTGGCAGAATCATGTGTGCTCAATTCAGTGCTAGTATGGGCATACCATTCTCATTATTCCTCCTCCGAGTCGTTCCGCAGTCTATCGATAGCTATCTCGTCTTCGCCGTTACTCTCTTATTGATGGGCTTAACCATCAGCTGGAATGGCACTGCTGTCAATGCTCCCATTTTCGCCGAGGTTGTCCCAATGAAACACCGAACCATGATATATGCGTTTGACCGTGCGTTTGAAGGTTCGTTTTCATCGTTTGCTGCTCCTCTGGTTGGTATTCTCTCGGAGAAAATGTTCGGTTACGACAACGCAGCTATAGGTTCGTTACCGAAGGCTCTTGCATTGTCGAAGGGACTTCTTGCAATGATGGTAGTTCCTTTCGGGGTTTGTTGTTTGTTCTACACGccattgtatatatatttcagGCTTGACCGCGAAAATGCTCAAATGCAGAGTTCTAAAGGTACTAAACTCATTGATGACCTTTAA
- the LOC111777650 gene encoding uncharacterized protein LOC111777650: MFNFEDELILEPGVSWLIWIQLLVIILIFALYCLTVFAVDFSKSSTEINSSAAVASSSTSRFVCDAARKGKNLPNQNFRIDSNRPRKTQVSKDQSIRGEITSSTSRRVTQVVEGAVVGGDGSQETKVDLHPCSYFRLAKSAFLRCLGLDSSTEISVSDEIQGQESRKSQ, translated from the exons ATGTTCAATTTTGAAGATGAGCTGATTCTTGAACCCGGAGTTTCGTGGTTAATCTGGATCCAGCTTCTTGTTATCATCCTCATCTTCGCGCTTTATTGTCTTACCGTTTTTGCGGTTGATTTCTCCAAAAGCAGTACTGAGATCAACTCCTCTGCCGCAGTTGCTTCGTCTTCTACTAGTCGGTTTGTTTGTGACGCTGCTCGCAAGGGGAAGAATCTTCCGAATCAGAACTTCAGAATTGACTCTAATCGACCGCGGAAGACGCAG GTCTCTAAGGATCAAAGCATCAGGGGGGAGATAACAAGTAGTACGAGCAGGAGAGTCACACAAGTGGTAGAAGGCGCTGTAGTAGGAGGGGACGGCTCTCAAGAAACCAAGGTAGATCTTCACCCTTGCAGTTATTTCAGGCTTGCTAAATCAGCTTTTCTCAGGTGCCTGGGCTTGGACTCTTCAACTGAGATCTCAGTCTCTGATGAAATACAAGGACAGGAATCAAGAAAGTCCCAATAA
- the LOC111777459 gene encoding geranylgeranyl pyrophosphate synthase, chloroplastic-like: protein MSAVSLAASLQSCSIFTQACRSSCFPLKRGSKSFVISRQRLSSSSISSLSVYAVLAKEETLTEEEEGKPTFNFKEYMVQKGNSVNRALDAAVFLREPLKIHEAMRYSLMAGGKRVRPVLCIAACELVGGNESMAMPAACAVEMIHTMSLIHDDLPCMDNDDLRRGKPTNHKVFGEDVAVLAGDALLAFAFEHVAVSTIGVAPPRIVRAIGELAKSIGSEGLVAGQVVDINSEGAADAGLQQLEFIHLHKTAALLEAAVVLGAILGGGSNEEVEKLRNFARYIGLLFQVVDDILDVTKSSNELGKTAGKDLVADKVTYPKLMGIEKSREFAQKLNRDAQDQLSGFDPQKAAPLIALANYIAYRQN, encoded by the coding sequence ATGAGTGCGGTGAGTTTGGCAGCGTCGCTTCAATCCTGCTCCATTTTCACTCAAGCTTGTAGATCCAGTTGTTTTCCATTGAAAAGAGGGTCGAAATCGTTTGTGATTTCGAGGCAGAGGTTATCCAGTTCGTCGATTTCGTCTCTTTCCGTCTATGCAGTTCTAGCCAAGGAGGAGACTCTGacggaggaggaagaagggaAACCTACTTTCAATTTCAAGGAGTATATGGTTCAGAAGGGGAATTCCGTGAATCGAGCTTTGGATGCTGCGGTTTTTCTTCGAGAACCATTGAAGATTCATGAAGCGATGCGGTATTCTTTAATGGCGGGCGGGAAGCGCGTTCGTCCTGTTCTTTGCATCGCGGCGTGTGAACTCGTCGGCGGGAATGAATCCATGGCGATGCCGGCGGCTTGCGCTGTGGAAATGATACACACAATGTCCTTGATCCATGACGATCTTCCTTGTATGGATAACGACGATTTGCGCCGAGGAAAACCTACAAATCACAAGGTATTCGGCGAGGACGTTGCTGTTCTCGCTGGAGATGCGCTTTTGGCTTTCGCTTTTGAGCATGTTGCGGTGTCGACGATCGGCGTAGCGCCGCCGCGGATCGTTCGAGCAATTGGAGAGTTAGCGAAGTCGATTGGGTCTGAGGGCCTCGTCGCCGGCCAAGTTGTTGATATTAACTCCGAAGGAGCGGCGGATGCAGGCCTTCAGCAGCTTGAATTCATCCATTTGCATAAAACCGCCGCGCTTTTGGAAGCGGCAGTGGTTCTTGGAGCCATTCTCGGCGGCGGATCGAACGAGGAAGTTGAGAAACTCCGAAACTTCGCCAGGTATATCGGATTGCTATTTCAGGTAGTGGATGATATTCTGGATGTCACAAAATCTTCAAACGAATTGGGGAAAACTGCCGGGAAGGATTTGGTTGCTGATAAAGTTACATATCCAAAGCTCATGGGCATCGAAAAATCGAGGGAATTCGCTCAAAAATTGAACAGAGATGCTCAGGATCAGCTCTCTGGGTTTGATCCCCAGAAGGCTGCTCCATTGATTGCTTTGGCTAATTATATTGCTTATAGGCAAAATTGA
- the LOC111776721 gene encoding protein spinster isoform X1 has protein sequence MHRNKKMYGVSISLLLINLAAIMERADENLLPSVYKEVSEAFNASPSDLGYLTFIRNFVQGLCSPLAGILVLKYDRPKVLAMGTFCWALSTAAVGISLEFKQVAFWRALNGFGLAIVIPALQSFIADSYMDGVRGMGFGLLSLIGSLGGIGGGVLATVMAGQQYFGIQGWRCAFILMATLSAIIGILVYMFVVDPRKTISNIQDSSDRYRLRDSLINRTSSNSSSIWFESWNAMKAVMKVRTFQVIVLQGIVGSLPWTAMVFFTMWFELIGFSHNSTAVLLSLFAVGCALGSLMGGLIADRLSKIYPHSGRIMCAQFSASMGIPFSLFLLRVVPQSIDSYLVFAVTLLLMGLTISWNGTAVNAPIFAEVVPMKHRTMIYAFDRAFEGSFSSFAAPLVGILSEKMFGYDNAAIGSLPKALALSKGLLAMMVVPFGVCCLFYTPLYIYFRLDRENAQMQSSKGTKLIDDL, from the exons ATGCAcaggaacaaaaaaatgtatgGGGTTTCCATCTCTTTGCTTCTTATCAACCTGGCAGCTATAATGGAACGCGCCGATGAGAATCTCCTACCGTCGGTTTACAAGGAAGTCAGCGAAGCTTTCAACGCCAGCCCATCTGATCTAGGATATCTTACATTCATAAGGAACTTTGTGCAGGGATTATGTTCACCCTTGGCAGGAATTCTAGTTCTTAAATACGACCGTCCTAAAGTTCTTGCGATGGGGACGTTTTGTTGGGCCCTTTCAACCGCTGCAGTCGGTATCAGTCTCGAGTTTAAGCAAGTTGCATTCTGGAGAGCCCTGAATGGCTTTGGCTTGGCTATTGTGATTCCAGCACTCCAATCTTTCATTGCTGATAGCTACATGGACGGTGTTCGGGGAATGGGATTCGGCTTGTTAAGCCTCATCGGTTCGCTGGGAGGCATTGGAGGTGGTGTCCTTGCAACCGTTATGGCTGGTCAACAGTATTTCGGCATACAAGGATGGCGCTGTGCCTTCATTCTGATGGCTACATTGAGTGCAATAATCGGTATCCTTGTTTACATGTTTGTGGTTGATCCTAGAAAAACAATTAGCAACATTCAGGACAGTTCAGATAGGTACCGCCTGAG GGATAGTTTGATAAACCGAACCTCGTCTAATTCATCGTCGATATGGTTCGAGTCTTGGAATGCTATGAAAGCCGTTATGAAAGTGCGTACATTTCAAGTCATTGTCCTGCAGGGGATAGTTGGATCACTGCCTTGGACAGCCATGGTGTTCTTCACTATGTGGTTTGAATTGATCG GTTTCAGTCATAACAGTACTGCAGTTCTACTTAGTCTTTTTGCAGTGGGGTGTGCATTGGGGTCTCTCATGGGCGGTTTAATTGCGGATAGGTTGTCAAAGATCTATCCTCATTCTGGCAGAATCATGTGTGCTCAATTCAGTGCTAGTATGGGCATACCATTCTCATTATTCCTCCTCCGAGTCGTTCCGCAGTCTATCGATAGCTATCTCGTCTTCGCCGTTACTCTCTTATTGATGGGCTTAACCATCAGCTGGAATGGCACTGCTGTCAATGCTCCCATTTTCGCCGAGGTTGTCCCAATGAAACACCGAACCATGATATATGCGTTTGACCGTGCGTTTGAAGGTTCGTTTTCATCGTTTGCTGCTCCTCTGGTTGGTATTCTCTCGGAGAAAATGTTCGGTTACGACAACGCAGCTATAGGTTCGTTACCGAAGGCTCTTGCATTGTCGAAGGGACTTCTTGCAATGATGGTAGTTCCTTTCGGGGTTTGTTGTTTGTTCTACACGccattgtatatatatttcagGCTTGACCGCGAAAATGCTCAAATGCAGAGTTCTAAAGGTACTAAACTCATTGATGACCTTTAA
- the LOC111777705 gene encoding protein MIZU-KUSSEI 1-like produces the protein MTVLLHYRRFMGDPKTTSTAIIAIDSSGPPPPPPPPPQAPSLLQSTSLVPPSKRKKNKTKVFRVFRSVFRSFPIITPACKIPPLPSGITETLRTPSGSRVTGTLFGYRKGRVSLSMQETPRSFPSMVIELAMQTNVLQREMSSGMVRIALECEKRTDKADKTKLMEEPLWSMFCNGKKTGYGVKRAASGEDLKVMEILRPVSMGAGVLPGNSDVEGPDGEMAYMRAHFERVVGSRDSETFYMLSPEENNGPELSIFFVRI, from the coding sequence ATGACAGTGTTGCTTCATTACCGTCGGTTCATGGGAGACCCAAAAACCACCTCCACCGCCATCATTGCAATAGATTCCTCAGGTCCACCGCCCcctccgccaccgccgccacaAGCCCCGTCGCTATTGCAATCCACCTCCCTCGTTCCCCCATccaagagaaagaagaacaaaaccaaAGTCTTCCGAGTTTTCCGATCGGTTTTCCGATCATTCCCCATCATAACTCCGGCATGCAAGATCCCCCCTCTACCCTCCGGGATAACAGAAACGCTCCGAACGCCGTCGGGGAGCCGCGTGACCGGGACGCTCTTCGGGTACCGAAAAGGGCGCGTGAGCTTATCGATGCAAGAGACTCCACGGAGTTTCCCCAGCATGGTGATCGAGCTAGCCATGCAGACCAACGTGCTGCAGAGGGAGATGAGCTCGGGGATGGTTAGGATCGCGCTTGAGTGCGAGAAGAGAACCGACAAGGCCGACAAGACCAAGCTCATGGAGGAGCCGTTATGGTCCATGTTTTGTAACGGTAAGAAAACTGGGTATGGCGTTAAAAGGGCAGCCTCCGGTGAAGATCTTAAAGTTATGGAGATTCTCCGGCCGGTGTCCATGGGTGCCGGAGTGTTGCCGGGAAACTCTGACGTGGAGGGCCCCGATGGTGAGATGGCATACATGAGGGCCCACTTTGAACGGGTGGTGGGGTCCAGGGATTCGGAGACGTTTTACATGTTGAGCCCGGAGGAAAATAATGGGCCGGAGCTTAGTATCTTTTTTGTAAGAATTTAA